A genomic segment from Nicotiana sylvestris chromosome 1, ASM39365v2, whole genome shotgun sequence encodes:
- the LOC138877145 gene encoding uncharacterized protein, giving the protein MKDAATANERAREILEKAKQKLAWAVAYARSQARRQALEKASAKGFDLSIEIEEARVLSFMCTIFVTVGIEDFSEMRPCPLGEEEESSALGSSTDNKQKESSKDEGAHSEASPVRRLKEDVSADPAASEASGLRKVVPPLSPSLFPAKGTSRDTSVQPSCSPHVKGTSRDVRDQGPPKSRGISSNHVPTKIGSNGADETRTVDARSTFEEAQQLFSMVFDKLKSELLRCEAQLRKALDGEKYLSLLCDKKEKELRHLRYKANRSLNYESHLEKQLQSKMEDLERLWSKVGQAKHERNESRAQIDAHVAAKKKALAKMSALEVQFWNARENSSVQTSRIVRLESNLLEMKSKVVDAWAEAKEIRAKADKKVDIYLKDAVIALDELRGASDRESRSNKYARCKSRRETLEEIHARGFDLSEEIKQVKADEFDANFLRPMPKMMKKRSMGLQSPRGK; this is encoded by the exons ATGAAAGATGCCGCTACTGCGAATGAACGAGCCCGAGAGATATTGGAGAAGGCCAAGCAGAAGCTGGCTTGGGCTGTTGCTTACGCTCGTTCTCAAGCAAGGAGGCAGGCTCTAGAAAAAGCAAGCGCCAAAGGCTTCGATCTCTCAATTGAGATTGAGGAAGCTCGA GTGCTTTCTTTTATGTGTACTATATTTGTCACCGTAGGCATTGAAGATTTTTCTGAGATGAGGCCGTGCCCCCTCGGGGAGGAGGAAGAATCGTCGGCTTTGGGGTCGAGTACCGATAACAAACAGAAGGAATCCTCGAAGGATGAGGGTGCTCATAGCGAGGCAAGCCCTGTTCGAAGGCTCAAAGAAGATGTATCTGCTGATCCTGCGGCATCTGAGGCTTCTGGCCTTAGAAAAGTGGTTCCTCCCTTGTCGCCGTCTTTATTTCCTGCCAAAGGCACTTCGAGGGATACAAGTGTTCAGCCATCATGCTCGCCCCATGtcaaaggtacttcgagggatgttcgagACCAGGGGCCGCCTAAATCAAGGGGGATCTCGAGCAACCATGTCCCCACCAAGATCGGTTCAAATGGGGCCGATGAGACCAGGACAGTAGATGCACGCTCAACCTTTGAGGAGGCTCAACAACTTTTTTCCATG GtctttgacaagctcaagtccgagctgCTTCGCTGTGAAGCCCAGTTAAGGAAAgccttggatggggagaaatACCTCAGTCTTCTTTgtgataaaaaggaaaaagaattgaGGCACCTTCGGTACAAGGCGAATCGAAGCCTGAACTATGAAAGCCACCTTGAGAAACAG TTGCAAAGCAAGATGGAGGATTTGGAACGCCTTTGGAGCAAGGTTGGCCAGGCCAAGCATGAGCGTAACGAGTCaagggctcagatagatgcccatGTTGCGGCCAAGAAGAAAGCTCTGGCCAAGATGTCTGCCCTCGAGGTGCAGTTCTGGAATGCCCGTGAAAATAGCTCGGTTCAGACGAGCAGGATTGTAAGGCTCGAGTCCAACCTTTTGGAGATGAAGTCCAAGGTCGTGGATGCCTGGGCTGAAGCCAAAGAGATTCGGGCTAAGGCCGACAAGAAAGTGGACATATATTTAAAAGACGCTGTTATCGCTCTAGATGAACTAAGAGGGGCTTCCGATCGAGAGAGCAGAAGCAACAAATATGCTCggtgcaaatctcggagggaaaccctcgaggagatccatgctaggggcttcgatctctcggaagagataaagcAGGTAAAGGCGGACGAATTTGACGCTAACTTCCTTCGTCCGATGCCgaagatgatgaagaagaggtCAATGGGGCTACAGTCCCCGAGGGGAAAGTAG